From the Desulfofundulus luciae genome, the window AGGAATTGAATTATCCCCGTCCACGGGTGCTGCTGCTTCCATCCCGCCATCACTGGGAAAGGGCTTACCGGGTGGCCGGAATATCCTCGTCCCCTTCCCGGGACATGCATGCTGGTGAAAGCGAGACGTCCATTATCATGTATTTGTTTCCCGGGGCTGTACGCTCCCAGGAAATGAAGGATGTTGACCAGCCGGAACGGCAGCTTCTAGAAACTCTGGGCATGAGGGCTTATACCGAAACCGGAGTCATCGGGTTTCCTTCAAAAGCTTCTGCCGAAAAGGGAGCTATGTTTCTGAATGCCCTGGCGGAAGAAACAGCAAAAACGGTAAAGGAGTTTGTTGAAATTGGCTGAGCAACTTAGTTGGCAGGAAATAGCTGCAATTCTGCGTGAAAGAATCCTTTCAGGTCAGCTGAAACCGGGGCAACTTTTTCCAACCAACAGGGAATTGATGAACGAATTCGGTGTCTATGTAAGCACCGTCCAGAACGCAGTAAACGCCCTCATCAGGGAAGGATTGGTCGTCACCTCCGGCCCCGGCAACAAGCGCCGTACCGTAAGGCCCCTGCTGGAGCGGTCGGTACGCCGGGGAGGTTTCCTGACCGAGTTCGGGCAGCGGGCCAGGCTAGAGATCCTGGAGCTGAAGATCGTCCGCAGTCCCAGAAAGCTGCCGGCAGCGGTTCTCAAGGAGATGGATCCGCCGGTGCTAAGGTATCTCACTCGCCAGTGGCGGGATGAAATTCCCGTCGCCCTATCGGATGCGTATATCCCGGGGGTTGTCCCGCTCAAAGAGCTGAAGGCGCTGATTTCCGACCCCGGGACGGATTTATACCGGGCAATGGAGTCGCTGGGTATAAGAGCTGACACCTGTGAGGAATCGCTGATTGCCGGTGGGTCTACGCCGGAGGAACAACAGATCCTCAACGGTGCGCCTGTAGTGGTACGAATTACCCGGAAAGTTTATAATAAAGACGGACGGTTGTTGGAACTGTGTTTTCTAACCAACCGGGCGGATTGCTACGAGTTTTTATACCGGTTCCCTTTTGAAGTTCAAGAAAATAATGATAAACTAACACAAAAGGAGGAGTAATAATACCGTGCGTTTACCTGTAACCCTTTACCCGGGTGAAGA encodes:
- a CDS encoding creatininase family protein; protein product: MDRFSTWKDLKGVNMAFLPVGSLEQHGPHLPLGTDGIIAEALAGRLADIFAPAYLLPLLPFSSSIEHAGFPGCVSLKVTTIASIISDVVESLAFSGIKKLVIVSGHMGNHLLRNVVQELNYPRPRVLLLPSRHHWERAYRVAGISSSPSRDMHAGESETSIIMYLFPGAVRSQEMKDVDQPERQLLETLGMRAYTETGVIGFPSKASAEKGAMFLNALAEETAKTVKEFVEIG
- a CDS encoding GntR family transcriptional regulator, giving the protein MAEQLSWQEIAAILRERILSGQLKPGQLFPTNRELMNEFGVYVSTVQNAVNALIREGLVVTSGPGNKRRTVRPLLERSVRRGGFLTEFGQRARLEILELKIVRSPRKLPAAVLKEMDPPVLRYLTRQWRDEIPVALSDAYIPGVVPLKELKALISDPGTDLYRAMESLGIRADTCEESLIAGGSTPEEQQILNGAPVVVRITRKVYNKDGRLLELCFLTNRADCYEFLYRFPFEVQENNDKLTQKEE